A window of Rhinatrema bivittatum chromosome 2, aRhiBiv1.1, whole genome shotgun sequence contains these coding sequences:
- the LOC115083364 gene encoding histamine H3 receptor-like → MNQQQSAEFTATGDMEDQFSGGVQVLLTALMSLLIVLTVLGNTLVILAFIVDRRLRTQSNFFLLNLAICDFLVGAMCVPFYIPYVLTGRWMLGIAVCKFWLVMDYLMCVASAFNVVLISYDRFLSVTMGVMYQVHQQNNTQALLKMLTVWILSFLLYGPAIIAWEHISGTSNVPERQCFSEFYYNWHFLLGASSVDFFLPFISITYFNLSICWSIGKRNRKRSPLNKTAVSVPIGDNKKSTMKPSMATKLRKDKKIAQSLGILVCIFGICWAPYTLLMCVRAACHGFCVDPLWYEITFWLLWVNSSINPFLYPLCHRHFRRAFLKVLCIRQLIFCGEIGQ, encoded by the exons ATGAACCAGCAGCAAAGTGCAGAATTCACTGCGACTGGCGACATGGAAGACCAGTTTTCAGGAGGTGTGCAGGTCTTATTAACAGCTCTGATGTCCTTGCTGATTGTGCTTACTGTTCTGGGTAATACACTGGTTATTCTGGCTTTTATTGTAGATAGGAGGCTAAGAACCCAGAGTAACTTCTTTCTTCTAAACCTGGCCATCTGCGATTTCTTAGTTG GTGCGATGTGTGTTCCTTTCTATATTCCCTATGTGTTGACAGGAAGATGGATGCTTGGAATAGCTGTCTGTAAATTCTGGCTAGTTATGGATTATCTCATGTGTGTTGCCTCTGCATTTAATGTTGTTCTTATCAGCTATGATAGATTCCTTTCTGTCACCATGGGT GTTATGTATCAGGTTCACCAACAAAATAACACTCAGGCCCTTCTGAAGATGCTTACCGTATGGATATTATCATTTCTTCTTTATGGTCCAGCAATCATAGCATGGGAACACATCTCTGGAACTAGTAATGTTCCTGAAAGGCAGTGCTTTTCAGAATTTTATTATAATTGGCATTTTCTTCTTGGAGCCTCATCTGTTGATTTTTTCCTGCCATTTATCAGCATCACATATTTCAATCTGAGTATCTGCTGGAGCATTGGAAAACGCAACAGGAAAAGAAGTCCTCTAAACAAAACAGCTGTTTCTGTGCCCATCGGTGACAATAAGAAGAGTACAATGAAGCC TTCCATGGCAACTAAATTGAGAAAGGATAAAAAGATTGCGCAATCTCTTGGAATCCTTGTATGCATATTTGGCATCTGTTGGGCGCCATATACATTGCTGATGTGTGTTCGTGCAGCTTGTCATGGCTTTTGTGTTGACCCCCTGTGGTATGAAATCACTTTCTGGTTATTGTGGGTGAATTCATCCATTAATCCTTTTCTTTATCCTTTGTGCCATAGACATTTTAGAAGGGCTTTTTTGAAAGTTCTGTGCATAAGGCAGCTCATTTTTTGTGGTGAAATAGGGCAATAA